The stretch of DNA GGTTTTTTAAAGGCACCTATAAAGTTTGGCAGAATATCATCAGGTTTTACATCAAGAAGGTTGCACCCTGTTTTAAATGAAGTTAGAGCTCACTATGGAGTTGACTATGCAGCACCTTACGGCACCCCCGTTCATGCAACTGCCGATGGAAAAATTATTGCAAGAGAATATAAAAAAGGGAACGGATACTATGTCAAGCTAAAGCATAACAATGGCTACGAAACAATGTATATGCATTTTTCCAAATTTAAACAAGGGCAACATATTGGCAGCTATGTAAAACAAGGGGAAGTGATAGGCTATATCGGCACATCAGGGTATGCTACCGGACCTCACGTAGATTATAGAATTATAAAAAATGGCACATATTTGAACCCGCTTGCATTTAAATCGCCATCAAAATCGCTGCCAAAGGAAAAAATAGAAGCCTTTACAAAAGCCACTGCATCATATGCAAGTATGCTCGATAGGACATATTACAGACTGGCTAAGTTTAAAATGCTGAAATAGTAAAATTTGATTTATCACATCAGCTTAAGAATATTTTCTTCTACACCGACTATAATCAATTCATCATTTTCATTTATTACGTAATCCGGATTAACGGTAAGTTTTAACTTGTCGTTAGCTCTTTTAATCGCAAGGATATTAAGATCATACTTTCTTCTCAAATCAAGCTCTTTTAATGACTTACCAATTAAATTTTTATTAGCCTTAATATTTACGATTTTTAGCTCACCTTCCAAATCAAGCATTTCAAAGAAATTTTCAAAATTGATCTTAGTAGCTACTTTTTTAGCTATCTCTCTCTCAGGTAAGATTACTTGGTCTGCACCCATTTTGTAAAGTATTTCTTCTTGTATTTTTGTATTTGCTTTACAAATAACATATTTTGCTTCAAGTCTCTTCAGAAAAGCAAGGGTCAGAATCTGACTTTCAAAGCTGTTACTCATGGAAAGGACAACTACATCAAATTTATTTATTGCCAGCTCTTTTAAAGTGTCTTCATCAGCTACATTAGCACAAACGGCTTCCGTAACATCATCCTTAATCTGCTCAACAATCATTTTATTTTTATCTACAGCTAATACTGAGTGTCCGTATTTATAACATTCTCTGGCAACCGAATACCCAAAATAGCCCAAACCAAATACAGCAACATCTTTTTTCATTTTTCACCCCAAAATAATCTTTTCTTCAGGATATTTTAAATGTGTTTTTTTATCTTTATTTAAAAGTAACATAAATAAAATGGAAGGTCCGACCCTTCCTGCAAACATTAAGAATATCAACAAAGACTTGCCAATACCGTCAAGCTTTGATGTAATTCCCAAAGATAATCCTACCGTACCCACAGCAGAAGCAACCTCAAAAAATGTATTGATAAATCCAAAATCATCATAAAGTAACAATATAGTCGTACCTACAGAAATAAACAATATATAAAGAAAAAATATCGCATGTGCCCTTAAAATATTCTGATAAGGTATCTCCCTTTTAAATACAACAAGCCTATCACTACCTTTTAAGGTATTTAAAACAGATAATACTATTACAAAGAAAGTCGTAGTCTTGATACCGCCACCGGTTGAGCCGGGTGAAGCACCAACCACCATTAATATGAAAATAACAAAAATACTTACATTATGGAGTCCCGCAATATCAACAGAGTTAAACCCCGCAGTTCTTGCTGTTATGGACTGAAAAAAAGCATCAACGATTGTAACTTTTC from Deferrivibrio essentukiensis encodes:
- a CDS encoding potassium channel family protein — translated: MKKDVAVFGLGYFGYSVARECYKYGHSVLAVDKNKMIVEQIKDDVTEAVCANVADEDTLKELAINKFDVVVLSMSNSFESQILTLAFLKRLEAKYVICKANTKIQEEILYKMGADQVILPEREIAKKVATKINFENFFEMLDLEGELKIVNIKANKNLIGKSLKELDLRRKYDLNILAIKRANDKLKLTVNPDYVINENDELIIVGVEENILKLM